One segment of Pseudobythopirellula maris DNA contains the following:
- a CDS encoding bile acid:sodium symporter family protein — protein sequence MSQFSRIVFILAALAAIVGAAALAIGQPYGGAALVAALFLAAVGLSGSGAMRSFAFTVWMVAGIALAMLYPESLQRVGPIDLHNAWLKLLIVQAVMFGMGTQMSLSDLAGVAKSPGRVAVGLACQFTIMPLVGYAIAVGLQLPGEIAAGVVLIGCCSSGLASNVMVHLARGDLALSVTLTAVATLLAPLVTPTWMKALAGQFVEVDFFAMMTTIIKIVVVPIGAALLHDALKNASPAARRAAYAVAGLAVAWGVALATGGWAAIESSVEGPALTAIVLAGFALAAVAVGVVYHEALKVLPALERLMPAVSMFGILYFTVISTAAGRDALLQVGWLLLAAAVLHNTLGYLLGYSASRLVGMDKAAARTIALEVGMQNGAMGVGLADAMGKLTTMGLAPILFSPWMNVSGSLLANFWRRRPPHEANDLSETDAPHA from the coding sequence GTGTCACAATTCTCACGAATCGTATTCATCCTGGCGGCCTTGGCGGCGATCGTGGGCGCCGCCGCTCTGGCGATCGGTCAGCCCTACGGCGGGGCCGCGCTCGTCGCGGCGCTCTTCCTCGCGGCTGTCGGGCTGAGCGGGTCGGGGGCGATGCGGAGCTTCGCCTTCACCGTGTGGATGGTCGCCGGCATCGCGCTGGCGATGCTTTACCCCGAGAGCCTGCAACGCGTCGGCCCGATCGACTTGCACAACGCCTGGCTGAAGCTGCTCATCGTGCAAGCGGTGATGTTCGGCATGGGGACCCAGATGAGCCTGTCCGATCTGGCGGGGGTCGCCAAGTCGCCCGGCCGTGTGGCCGTAGGCCTCGCCTGCCAGTTCACGATCATGCCGCTCGTCGGCTACGCGATCGCCGTGGGGTTGCAGCTGCCCGGGGAAATCGCCGCCGGCGTGGTTCTCATCGGCTGTTGCTCCAGCGGGTTGGCGTCGAACGTGATGGTCCACCTGGCGCGCGGCGACCTGGCCCTGTCGGTCACGCTCACCGCCGTGGCGACACTGCTGGCGCCGCTCGTCACGCCGACCTGGATGAAGGCGCTCGCCGGGCAATTCGTCGAGGTCGACTTCTTCGCCATGATGACGACGATCATCAAGATCGTTGTCGTGCCGATCGGCGCCGCGCTGCTGCACGACGCCCTCAAGAACGCCTCGCCCGCCGCGCGGCGGGCGGCGTACGCCGTGGCGGGGTTGGCCGTGGCGTGGGGCGTCGCCCTCGCCACGGGGGGGTGGGCCGCCATCGAGTCTTCCGTCGAGGGGCCGGCGCTTACCGCGATCGTGCTGGCGGGCTTCGCCCTGGCCGCCGTCGCCGTAGGGGTCGTCTACCACGAGGCGCTCAAGGTCCTCCCGGCGCTCGAGCGGCTGATGCCCGCCGTCTCGATGTTCGGCATCCTCTACTTCACGGTGATCTCGACGGCCGCCGGACGCGACGCGTTGCTCCAGGTGGGTTGGCTCTTGCTCGCGGCCGCGGTGCTGCACAACACCCTGGGGTACTTGCTGGGTTACTCGGCGAGCCGCCTGGTTGGCATGGACAAGGCCGCCGCCCGCACGATCGCCCTGGAAGTGGGCATGCAGAACGGCGCGATGGGGGTCGGCCTGGCCGACGCCATGGGCAAGCTCACCACGATGGGCCTCGCCCCGATTTTGTTCAGCCCCTGGATGAACGTTTCCGGCTCGCTGTTGGCCAACTTCTGGCGACGGCGCCCTCCCCATGAAGCGAATGATCTATCCGAAACGGACGCTCCCCATGCCTGA
- a CDS encoding DUF2291 family protein yields the protein MKRIAPKLAVLAAVAVLLWFFPLVRVTRPGDEPAIDPDAFDPVGYVDAYWTERLPKSHTSAAPAAEVIKALSADAKAAGERFGRTVGMSRGFFFYLRGEGTVVSADGRKVGVALGEGGETADLVLTLGPVFGNAVRDAPGLIGVNDFEDSVAYNDLSAELNRRVESEVQPLLGDALEPGARINFVGCAELSSPRAYRAPLKVTPIAVVLSPAEGAQQ from the coding sequence ATGAAGCGAATCGCCCCAAAACTTGCCGTGCTCGCCGCCGTGGCCGTGCTGCTGTGGTTCTTCCCACTAGTGCGTGTGACGCGCCCGGGCGACGAGCCCGCCATCGATCCCGACGCGTTCGACCCGGTCGGCTACGTCGACGCGTATTGGACCGAGCGGCTGCCGAAGAGCCACACCTCGGCGGCGCCCGCCGCCGAGGTGATCAAGGCGCTGTCCGCCGACGCGAAGGCCGCCGGCGAGCGTTTCGGCCGCACCGTGGGCATGAGTCGTGGGTTCTTCTTCTACTTACGTGGCGAGGGGACTGTTGTCTCCGCCGACGGCCGCAAGGTCGGCGTCGCCCTGGGCGAGGGGGGCGAGACGGCCGACTTGGTGCTGACCCTGGGGCCGGTCTTCGGCAACGCGGTCCGCGACGCGCCGGGGCTGATCGGGGTGAACGACTTCGAAGACTCGGTGGCGTACAACGACCTGTCGGCCGAGCTGAACCGCCGCGTCGAGAGCGAGGTGCAACCCTTGCTTGGCGACGCCCTCGAGCCCGGCGCCCGGATCAACTTCGTCGGTTGCGCCGAGCTCTCGAGCCCACGCGCCTACCGGGCGCCGCTCAAAGTGACGCCGATCGCCGTCGTGCTGTCGCCGGCGGAAGGGGCGCAGCAATGA
- a CDS encoding ribulose-bisphosphate carboxylase large subunit family protein, giving the protein MASEQQGERLRASYWVETPLKAEDAAAILAGEQSTGTFVAVPGETEDLKIRHAARVERVEELETVAEPSLPGSRPAGGPYRRARVEVSWPIENFGYNLPAILSTVQGNLFEIAQFSGLRLLDIDFPASFAERFPGPRRGVAGTRELTGAHKGPLIGTIIKPSVGLKPEATAAMVGQLAEAGIDFVKDDELMANPPHAPFNERVDAVMRVINDHADRTGKRVMFAFNVTDEHDAMLRHYDKVVESGGTCAMVSLHSVGLTGAKRLAEQGDLAVHGHRNGWGMLTRHPVIGADYVPYIKLWRLAGVDQLHVNGVANKFWEPDDSVVRSIEACHAPLLGQQNAALPVVSSGQWGGQAFETYRRTGTLDLLYQAGGGVMAHPGGPAAGVRALRQAWDAAAAGLSLAEAAEANQEFRQSVERFGDAETKKQVFGEPSS; this is encoded by the coding sequence ATGGCGAGCGAGCAACAAGGCGAACGCCTGCGGGCGAGCTACTGGGTCGAGACCCCGCTCAAGGCCGAGGACGCCGCCGCCATCTTGGCGGGCGAGCAGTCGACCGGCACGTTCGTCGCCGTGCCGGGCGAGACCGAGGACCTCAAGATCCGCCACGCCGCCCGGGTCGAGCGTGTCGAAGAGCTCGAAACGGTCGCCGAGCCGAGCCTGCCCGGCAGCCGCCCGGCGGGCGGGCCGTACCGCCGGGCGCGGGTCGAGGTTTCCTGGCCGATCGAGAACTTCGGCTACAACCTGCCGGCGATCCTCTCCACCGTGCAGGGCAACCTGTTCGAGATCGCCCAGTTCTCCGGCCTGCGGCTGCTGGACATCGATTTCCCGGCGTCTTTCGCCGAGCGTTTCCCCGGCCCACGGCGCGGCGTGGCCGGCACGCGTGAGCTGACCGGCGCCCACAAGGGCCCGTTGATCGGCACGATCATCAAGCCCTCGGTCGGCCTCAAGCCCGAGGCGACCGCCGCGATGGTCGGGCAGTTGGCCGAGGCGGGCATCGACTTCGTCAAAGACGACGAACTGATGGCCAACCCGCCCCATGCGCCGTTCAACGAGCGTGTCGACGCCGTGATGCGTGTCATCAACGACCACGCCGACCGGACCGGCAAGCGGGTGATGTTCGCGTTCAACGTCACCGACGAGCACGACGCGATGCTGCGTCACTACGACAAGGTCGTCGAGAGCGGCGGCACGTGCGCCATGGTCAGCCTGCACAGCGTGGGGCTCACCGGCGCCAAGCGCCTCGCCGAGCAGGGCGACCTCGCGGTCCACGGCCACCGCAACGGCTGGGGCATGCTGACCCGCCACCCCGTCATCGGCGCCGACTACGTCCCGTACATCAAGCTCTGGCGGCTGGCGGGCGTCGATCAGCTGCACGTGAACGGCGTCGCGAACAAGTTCTGGGAGCCGGACGACTCGGTCGTCCGTTCGATCGAGGCGTGCCACGCGCCACTGCTCGGCCAGCAGAACGCAGCGCTGCCGGTCGTGTCGTCCGGCCAGTGGGGAGGCCAGGCGTTCGAAACTTACCGCCGCACCGGCACGCTCGACCTGCTGTATCAGGCGGGCGGCGGCGTGATGGCCCACCCCGGCGGCCCGGCGGCCGGCGTGCGGGCGCTGCGCCAAGCGTGGGACGCCGCTGCCGCGGGTCTCTCGCTCGCCGAGGCGGCCGAGGCGAACCAAGAGTTCCGCCAGTCGGTCGAGCGGTTCGGCGACGCGGAGACGAAGAAACAAGTCTTCGGGGAGCCCTCGTCATGA
- a CDS encoding ABC transporter permease: protein MNLRSRIASLQSIVALVVLVVALGLMTDSFLTPENGLNVLRQISVNLCLSIGMTLVILSGGIDLSVGSMLALAGAVSAGLLKHGVDLPGMGVHLEFTVLGAIVAGLVVGSLLGAFNGLTITRFGLPPFVATLGMLSIARGLTMLWTGGHPITGLGDTFGQLGSGHLLGLPTPTWIVAALVALFTLITLRTRFGRHLYAIGGNERAAELSGVNVAWVKMGAYTLCGAMAGAAGVLITARLDSATPNAGVAYELDSIAAVVIGGASLSGGRGSVLGAALGCLIIGILNNGLVLLEVSPFWQQVIKGGVILLAVAIDRAARGGK from the coding sequence ATGAATCTCCGTTCCCGTATCGCCTCGCTGCAATCGATCGTCGCGCTCGTCGTGCTGGTCGTCGCGCTCGGCCTGATGACCGACTCGTTCCTCACGCCCGAGAACGGGCTGAACGTGCTCAGGCAGATATCGGTCAACCTCTGCCTGTCGATCGGCATGACGCTCGTGATCCTCTCGGGCGGCATCGATCTGTCGGTCGGCTCGATGCTGGCCTTGGCCGGCGCCGTGTCGGCGGGGCTGCTCAAGCACGGCGTCGATCTACCCGGGATGGGCGTCCACCTCGAGTTCACCGTGCTCGGTGCGATCGTCGCCGGCTTGGTGGTCGGGTCGCTGCTCGGCGCCTTCAACGGGCTGACGATCACCCGGTTCGGCCTGCCGCCGTTCGTCGCCACGCTCGGCATGCTCAGCATCGCCCGCGGCCTCACGATGTTGTGGACCGGCGGCCACCCGATCACGGGCCTGGGAGATACGTTCGGCCAGCTCGGTTCGGGCCACCTGCTGGGGCTGCCCACGCCCACCTGGATCGTCGCCGCCCTGGTGGCGCTGTTCACGCTCATCACGCTCCGCACCCGCTTCGGTCGTCATCTGTACGCGATCGGCGGCAACGAGCGGGCCGCCGAGTTGAGCGGCGTGAACGTCGCTTGGGTGAAGATGGGCGCCTACACCTTGTGCGGCGCCATGGCCGGCGCCGCGGGGGTGCTGATCACCGCGCGGCTCGATTCGGCAACGCCGAACGCCGGCGTGGCGTACGAGCTCGACTCGATCGCGGCGGTGGTGATCGGCGGCGCCTCGCTCTCGGGCGGTCGCGGCTCGGTGCTCGGCGCCGCATTGGGGTGCCTGATCATCGGCATCCTCAACAACGGGCTGGTGCTCCTGGAGGTGTCGCCCTTCTGGCAGCAAGTGATCAAGGGTGGCGTGATCCTCTTGGCGGTCGCCATCGACCGCGCGGCGCGGGGAGGCAAGTGA
- a CDS encoding D-ribose ABC transporter substrate-binding protein — MRLSSSARFPAFGLLLTLLLTMGCGGPAADTSADTPAGEAAPAAEGQADAAEAGGKIAVVVSTLDNPWFVVLAKTAMARAEELGYEATIFDSRNDTATEASHFENLLAGGYRAVLFNPTDADGSIANVRKAKAKDVPVFCIDREVNATDAATAQILSDSYSGCVALGQYFVEQVGEEGQYAELLGIVGDNNTWSRSKGFHSVIDRYEGLEMVAQESANFDRSQGLAKMESILQSHPEVDAVFCGNDAMAMGAYKAIASAGKADTIKVFGFDGAEDAVRSIAEGKIAATAMQFPKQMARQAAEFAHQYLSEGKRDFPQKIPVSVELVTPDNVDQYGDYGVAEE; from the coding sequence ATGCGACTCTCTTCCTCGGCGCGCTTCCCGGCGTTCGGTCTTCTGCTCACTCTGCTGCTGACGATGGGCTGCGGCGGCCCGGCCGCCGACACCTCGGCAGACACGCCCGCGGGCGAGGCGGCGCCGGCGGCCGAGGGCCAAGCCGACGCCGCCGAGGCGGGCGGCAAGATCGCGGTGGTTGTCTCGACGCTCGACAACCCCTGGTTCGTCGTGCTGGCCAAGACGGCCATGGCCCGCGCCGAGGAGCTCGGCTACGAGGCGACCATCTTCGACTCACGCAACGACACCGCCACCGAGGCGTCGCACTTCGAGAACCTGCTGGCCGGCGGCTACCGCGCGGTTCTGTTCAACCCGACCGACGCCGACGGCTCGATCGCCAACGTCCGCAAGGCGAAGGCCAAGGACGTGCCGGTCTTCTGCATCGACCGCGAGGTCAACGCCACCGACGCCGCCACCGCGCAGATCCTCTCGGACAGCTACTCGGGCTGCGTCGCCCTGGGGCAGTACTTCGTCGAGCAAGTGGGCGAGGAGGGGCAGTACGCCGAGTTGCTCGGCATCGTGGGCGACAACAACACCTGGAGCCGCTCGAAGGGGTTCCACAGCGTCATCGACCGCTACGAGGGCCTCGAGATGGTCGCCCAGGAGAGCGCCAACTTCGACCGCTCGCAAGGCCTCGCCAAGATGGAGTCGATCCTCCAGTCGCACCCCGAGGTCGACGCCGTGTTCTGCGGGAACGACGCGATGGCGATGGGCGCCTACAAGGCGATCGCCTCGGCCGGCAAGGCGGACACGATCAAGGTGTTCGGCTTCGACGGCGCCGAGGACGCGGTTCGCTCGATCGCCGAGGGAAAGATCGCCGCCACGGCGATGCAGTTCCCCAAGCAGATGGCCCGCCAGGCCGCGGAGTTCGCCCACCAGTACCTGAGCGAGGGCAAGCGCGACTTCCCGCAGAAGATCCCCGTGTCGGTCGAGCTGGTCACCCCGGACAACGTTGACCAGTACGGCGACTACGGCGTGGCGGAAGAGTAA
- a CDS encoding four-carbon acid sugar kinase family protein gives MSVAPANLLLAYYADDFTGATDALEQLETAGVRAALFLEPPSTETLAARPELRAIGVAGCTRALATDEIGAEVRPALEQLKALGPRHVHYKVCSTFDSSPKVGSIGRVIDVAADVFDSKFVPVVVGSPALGRWCVFGNLFAGVGIGAESAVYRLDRHPSMSQHPTTPADEADLRLHLGRQTDKPIGLVDLRSLEDPGAAAAALEKELAAGAEVVLFDSLAPAHLRTVGELLDTHATADRTLFSAGSSAIETALSSHWRAAGVAERTAPMTAQSDLGRLLVLAGSCSPVTAEQVDRAVEAGYAGVPLDPARLGEVATIDTATERVVAAFAEDRPVIVSTNLNNGSSGAKLAPELLGEAFGRIARAAAERAGLRMLVVAGGDTSSYTARALGVESLEYLAPLTTGAPLCRAASSDPSVDGLRVVFKGGQVGRPDFLRSLVTTQATA, from the coding sequence ATGAGCGTTGCCCCAGCCAACCTGCTGCTCGCCTACTACGCCGATGACTTCACCGGCGCGACCGACGCGCTCGAGCAACTCGAGACGGCCGGCGTCCGCGCGGCGCTGTTTCTCGAGCCGCCGTCGACCGAAACACTAGCCGCACGCCCCGAGCTGCGGGCCATCGGCGTGGCCGGTTGCACGCGGGCGCTCGCGACCGATGAAATCGGCGCCGAGGTGCGGCCCGCGCTGGAGCAACTCAAGGCGCTCGGCCCACGGCACGTGCATTACAAGGTTTGCTCGACGTTCGACTCGTCGCCGAAGGTAGGCAGCATTGGGCGGGTGATCGATGTGGCGGCCGATGTCTTCGACTCAAAATTCGTCCCGGTCGTGGTCGGCTCGCCGGCGCTCGGCCGCTGGTGCGTGTTCGGCAACTTGTTCGCGGGCGTGGGCATCGGCGCCGAGAGCGCCGTCTACCGGCTCGACCGCCACCCCTCGATGAGCCAGCACCCGACAACCCCCGCCGACGAGGCCGACCTGCGGTTGCACCTCGGTCGGCAGACCGACAAGCCGATCGGACTGGTCGACCTGCGCTCGCTCGAAGACCCGGGCGCGGCGGCCGCGGCGCTCGAGAAAGAGCTCGCCGCCGGCGCCGAAGTGGTGCTGTTCGACTCGCTCGCGCCCGCGCACCTGCGCACCGTCGGCGAACTGCTTGACACGCACGCCACGGCTGACAGGACGCTCTTCTCGGCGGGCTCGTCGGCGATCGAGACGGCGCTCTCCTCTCACTGGCGCGCCGCAGGCGTAGCCGAGAGGACCGCGCCGATGACCGCCCAGTCGGACCTCGGCCGGCTGCTCGTCTTAGCGGGCAGCTGCTCGCCGGTCACTGCCGAGCAGGTCGACCGCGCGGTCGAGGCGGGCTACGCCGGCGTGCCGCTCGACCCGGCGCGGCTGGGCGAGGTAGCCACAATCGATACGGCTACCGAGCGCGTTGTCGCGGCGTTCGCCGAAGATCGTCCGGTGATCGTCTCGACGAATCTCAACAACGGTTCTTCAGGAGCTAAGCTGGCGCCCGAGCTGCTAGGCGAGGCGTTCGGCCGGATCGCCCGCGCCGCCGCCGAGCGGGCCGGCCTGCGCATGCTCGTGGTCGCCGGCGGCGACACGTCGAGCTACACCGCCCGGGCGCTCGGCGTCGAGTCGCTCGAGTACCTGGCGCCGCTCACCACCGGGGCGCCGCTCTGCCGAGCCGCCTCGTCGGACCCGTCGGTCGATGGGCTCCGCGTTGTTTTCAAGGGGGGCCAGGTCGGCCGCCCCGATTTCCTCCGCTCACTCGTTACCACGCAAGCCACGGCATGA
- a CDS encoding sugar ABC transporter ATP-binding protein encodes MTSAVSTASPTDGVVLEARGVRKAFPGVQALDGARLAVRKGRLNALLGENGAGKSTLMNILSGVLTADEGDVLLDGEPVAFATTREAQDAGVAIIHQELNLVGELSVAENIFLGREPTGPLGLVDYATMNRRATELMERLATPIDPRRAVRLLSVAKQQVVEIAKAIAFESRVLILDEPTSSLTGAETQALFRLIRQLKADGVGLVYITHRLDELREIADDATVLRDGRFVAETPYAATTPEKLVGLMVGREIGAAEPLPPASDRLALKARNIRLKDADKPGHMRVDGVSLTVNRGEIVGLFGLMGAGRTEMLQTLFGLHPAHGSAEVEIDGEPITIRTPRDAIRAGLALAPEDRKGEGVVLGMGVGQNVSMASLEQIMRLGLLSQAGERRLAEGFIDRLAIKTPSVAQEVRTLSGGNQQKVVLAKWLATGPKVLMLDEPTRGVDIGGKQEIYAVIRKLASEGLGVLMASSEMPETLALSHRVLVVSEGRLTAEFSGAEATEEKLLTAALPDGQPQRVA; translated from the coding sequence ATGACCTCCGCCGTTAGCACAGCATCACCGACCGACGGCGTCGTGCTCGAAGCCCGCGGCGTGCGCAAGGCGTTCCCCGGCGTGCAGGCGCTCGACGGCGCCCGGCTCGCGGTGCGCAAGGGACGGCTCAACGCGTTGCTGGGCGAGAACGGCGCCGGCAAGTCGACGCTGATGAACATCCTCTCGGGCGTGTTGACGGCCGACGAGGGCGACGTGCTGCTCGACGGCGAGCCGGTGGCGTTCGCCACCACACGCGAGGCGCAAGACGCCGGCGTGGCGATCATCCACCAGGAGCTGAACCTGGTGGGCGAGCTCTCGGTGGCCGAGAACATCTTCCTGGGCCGCGAGCCGACCGGCCCGCTCGGCCTGGTCGACTACGCGACGATGAACCGCCGCGCGACCGAGCTGATGGAGCGACTCGCGACGCCGATCGACCCGCGCCGGGCGGTCCGCCTGCTGAGCGTCGCCAAGCAGCAGGTGGTCGAGATCGCCAAGGCGATCGCGTTCGAGTCGCGCGTGCTGATCCTCGACGAGCCGACCTCGTCGCTCACCGGCGCCGAGACGCAGGCGCTGTTCCGGCTGATCCGACAGCTCAAGGCCGACGGCGTGGGGCTCGTGTACATCACGCACCGCTTGGACGAGCTGCGCGAGATCGCCGACGACGCCACGGTGCTGCGCGACGGCCGCTTCGTGGCCGAGACGCCCTACGCCGCCACGACGCCCGAGAAGCTGGTCGGCCTGATGGTCGGCCGCGAGATCGGCGCCGCCGAGCCGCTGCCGCCGGCGTCGGACCGGCTGGCGCTCAAGGCGCGCAACATCCGTCTGAAAGACGCCGACAAGCCGGGCCACATGCGCGTCGACGGCGTGTCGCTCACGGTCAATCGTGGCGAGATCGTCGGCCTGTTCGGACTGATGGGCGCCGGGCGGACCGAGATGCTGCAAACGCTGTTTGGCTTGCACCCGGCGCACGGCTCGGCCGAGGTCGAGATCGACGGCGAGCCGATCACGATCCGCACGCCCCGCGACGCCATCCGCGCCGGGCTCGCTCTCGCGCCCGAAGACCGCAAGGGCGAGGGAGTCGTGCTCGGCATGGGCGTGGGCCAGAACGTCAGCATGGCGAGCCTGGAGCAGATCATGCGGCTCGGCCTGCTGAGCCAGGCGGGCGAGCGGCGGCTCGCCGAGGGCTTTATCGATCGCCTCGCGATCAAAACCCCCTCGGTCGCCCAGGAGGTCCGCACCCTCAGCGGCGGCAACCAGCAGAAGGTGGTGCTCGCCAAGTGGCTCGCCACGGGGCCCAAGGTGCTGATGCTCGATGAGCCGACGCGCGGCGTCGACATCGGCGGCAAGCAAGAGATTTACGCCGTGATCCGCAAGCTCGCGTCCGAGGGGCTGGGCGTGCTGATGGCGTCGTCCGAGATGCCCGAAACGCTGGCGCTGAGTCACCGCGTGCTGGTCGTCAGCGAGGGCCGCCTCACCGCCGAGTTCAGCGGCGCCGAGGCGACCGAAGAGAAACTGCTCACCGCCGCGCTGCCCGATGGCCAGCCGCAGCGTGTCGCCTGA
- a CDS encoding aspartate/glutamate racemase family protein produces MKKLGLIHTSATLVPIFAELCAAKLPGVETFNIADDSLIKEVIATGRLTSSVSRRVAAHVVAADEAGADQILVTCSSIGAAVERAAGLVDTPVLRVDQPMADQAVATGKRIGVAATLPTTLGPTADLIRRRAEAAGREIELDAQLCEGAFEALMSGDAERHDKMVAEALVRLAKDNDVVVLAQASMARVVAQLDAETTKTPILSSPALAIDALANQG; encoded by the coding sequence ATGAAAAAACTCGGACTCATTCACACCTCGGCCACGTTGGTGCCGATCTTCGCCGAGCTTTGCGCGGCCAAGCTCCCCGGCGTCGAGACGTTCAACATCGCCGACGACAGCCTCATCAAAGAGGTGATCGCCACGGGGCGGCTCACTTCGAGCGTGTCGCGGCGCGTGGCGGCCCACGTGGTGGCGGCCGACGAGGCGGGCGCCGATCAGATCCTCGTGACCTGCTCGTCGATCGGCGCCGCCGTGGAGCGCGCGGCCGGTTTGGTCGACACGCCGGTGCTGCGGGTCGATCAACCGATGGCCGACCAGGCCGTGGCCACGGGCAAGCGGATCGGCGTGGCGGCGACGCTCCCCACGACGCTCGGCCCGACGGCCGACCTGATCCGCCGCCGCGCCGAGGCTGCCGGCCGTGAGATCGAGCTCGACGCCCAGCTCTGCGAGGGCGCGTTCGAGGCGCTGATGTCGGGCGACGCCGAGCGGCACGACAAGATGGTCGCCGAGGCGCTCGTTCGCTTGGCCAAGGACAACGACGTGGTGGTGCTGGCCCAGGCCTCCATGGCCCGGGTCGTCGCGCAGCTCGACGCCGAGACCACGAAGACGCCGATCCTCAGCAGCCCCGCGTTGGCGATCGACGCGTTGGCCAACCAAGGCTGA